The DNA region TTCAGTTTATTTTACCGATGCAAATACAGGTTATGCTGTTGGCGAGGGTGGAACAATTTTAAAAACCACAAGTGGAGGTACTGTTTGGGTAAAAGAAAAAAGCAAACAGGAAACTTTAAATGTTTATCCCAACCCCGCAAACACCAAAATAACAATAGAAACTTCGCAAACTGCAAAGCAAAGCACAATTACAATTTACAATATAAGCGGAGAAGAACTAATAAAGCAGCAAGCAAACAAAAATAAAACAGAAATTGATGTCAGTAATTTGCCGAATGGAATTTATTTTATAAAAGTTGTAAACGAATCAGGTGTTGAGATTGGAAGGTTTTGCAAATTAAAATAATTAAAAATATTAGGGCATTCCACCAATTGCCATGCACAACCCAACGCAAATTGGTGTCGCGCTATCCGCTTCAATCTTTTACTCGTTCCTCGTAAAAGTATTTCCGCTTCTATCGCTAATGCACGTTATTTATTAGCTTTATTCTGAATTTTAAACATAACATTTATTTATAACTTTCTACCGTTAACTAAACAAAACATACCTTTCACTAAATTTTACTTGACTTTTGGTCTATAATTTGCTATATTTACAGTAAGATTAATAAAATAAAATTAAACCACAAACAACCCGCCTATGAAGCACTTCTATAAATTTACGCTTTCAGAATAACGGGAGCAATTTATTAATCTAAATTTTAAATTTTATGAACACAATATTTGAAACCGGGCATTCTAAGAATGCTGCGAACTTCGAAGATTTAATCTCGGTTTGCACTGGCTACGGAGCCGCCTATAATCCGTCAAAAGCAAGCATTAAAATTGCGGCAATGACAACATTGCTAACAACAGCAAGAAATGCATTACAATCAGTAAAATCAGCAAAAACAAATTTCGACAATGCCACTAATGCAAGAGAGTTGGCTTTTTTGCCACTTAAAAAACTTTGCACGAAAATTATTAATTCGCTTGAAGCAACTGATGCAACACAGCAATTAATTGATGATGCAATTACCGTTAATCACAAAATCCATGGCGTAAGAGCAAAAAAATTAGACGTAGAACCATTAGAAGATAACACAACAGAAGTCACAACCACAACCCAACACAAGAATATTTCGGTTTCACAACAGAGTTACGACAGTTTAATAGACCATTTTACAAAACTAATTCAGGTTGTTTCTTCCGAACCGCTGTATGTTCCAAATGAACTTGATTTAAAAGTAACCAACTTAAACACACAACTCGCAAGTTTGAAAACTTCAAACACTGCTGTTATTAATGCTCATACAACATATTCAAATGCAATATTGACAAGAAACCTTATCATGTATCAACATTTATCTGGGTTAGTTGATACTGCATTAGAAGCAAAAAAATATATAAAATCGGTTTTTGGTGCATCAAGTCCACAACATAAACAAATCAGTAAAATAAAATTCAGAAAATATGACTTGTAAACGATTAAATCAGTTATAAAAGGGGTTTTGTTAATTACAGAGCTCCTTTTTTCATTTATATATATATGTTGATATTTTATATAGCTTTTAAGACATTCGCCAATTATCTTGATGCAGTTTATTAAACAGACCTCGTAATTTATATTTTGACTATGATATTAAAAGAAACTCCAACGGTATTTAAAAGAATACCAACAGTATTTGAGAGAACTTCAACAGTATTTTATAAAGTTACAACAGTTTCTGAAAGAACTCTTTCGGTATTTGAAATAACTGCCGCAGTATCTGATAGAACTTCAATAGTATCCGAAAGAACTACCATCGTATTTGAGAGAACTCAAACAGTATCTGAAAGAACTGCTGCCGTAACTGAAAGAACCCCCATGGTAACTGCTAATTCTTTCATGGCGACTGATAGTTTTGTCATAATTATAGACCATTTTAGCATGTTGACACAAAGTACAGATAGGTTTGGCGTTAATTCTCGATTTCTCATACAATAAATTGACAAATTTAATGAATGAAATCTTAACTGCAAGTCCGACATAAAGGCAAGCACATTGGCAGGTCGCACGAGCTACGCTAAAACCAAAACCTGCCAAAGAGCTTGCCTCGCCAACACACAGAAACATTTCAGCGATTGACAAAAAAGACAATGGAGCATTTTGAAATTTTTATCGGTAACGAAAGATAAAATCAATTTGACAGAAAATAAAAAATGCACAGCAGCCAACATGTTGCTTGTTTAATGCGGTGTTTTGTAGGTTTGGAAAAGTCATTGCTATTTATTACTTTTGTTTCGTTAGATAATGAAGTGCGGTTTAATCACCGCACTAAAAACAAGCAACGTCAACGTTGGGGGCAAGGCTTAAAATTCAATGCAACCTTTTGCCTTAATTTTTTGTTTACATAATAAATACAATAAATAAATTTAAAAATGAAAAAAATTATTATCTTATTGATAATTTATCTATTTATCGGACAAAATATCAATGGGCAATTATTACATCTTGGCGTTGATACCAGCATTACTTTACTGACAGATTCACACTGTGGAAATTATAAACCTGATTCATGTTATGATTATGTATTATTTATCAGTAATAATTGTATATATGCCACGGGAATGAAGCTTTATATTAAAATTGATAGCATTTTAGGTCCTTTAAATTCAATTAGACTTTGGAAATATCCCGGCGGTTCTTATATTAATGTAAATAAAAACGACACAATAAATTTAAACCCCTATATTGGTTATGAAATGTATTTTCAGTTTCTTAACACTGCGACAATTTATGTGTCTTTATTAGCAATTGGGACACCACAGATATTAGGAGAAAAATATTATTGCAATTTTACAAAATTAAATAATCAGGTTTGCGATGAACCATGTGTGTTTGGCTATACATTTGTAATGGGAGGATTTGGGGATGCTGATACAATTAAAAGTTGTGTTGTATTGGATAAAGCCGAGAGCATACTTGAATATGTATCTAAAAGCGAACTAAATATATTTCCAAATCCCGTAAAAGATAACTTGACAATAGAAATTTTACAAACAAAAAAAGAAAGCATTTTGACAATTTGCAATGTAGATGGACAAGAACTAATAAGACAACAAATAAAAAACAGCAAAACACAAATAGACATAAGCAATTTGACGAATGGAATATATTTTGTAAAACTTATAACTGACAAGACAGTTGAAATAAGAAAGATAATAAAAGAATAACGCCCAGCCCCCAACATGTTGCTTATTCAATGCGGGTTTTGGTGGTTAGGAAAGGTCATTGCGATTTATTAAATTTGTTTCGGTAGAAAATGAAGTGCGTTTAAATCCCTCACTAAATAAGCAACTGAACGTTGGCAACAACCATAAAAAATATAAACATTTACAGAAAATTTTATTAACTTTGCCGTGTGAATAAAATAAAATTAGTTATATTAATATTTATATTTCCATTTATTTGTAATGCAAATACCAGAGATAGTTTGCACTTAAATATATTCGGAGGAGGATGTATTACTTCTTTTATAACAAACAAGGTAATATTAAGCAGCAATCCTTTGGGATATAAAATGGGTATTGGCTTTTCAAAAGATTTATTTAATGATAATATAGTTGGTTTTGATTTATGGTACCAAAAGATTAACATTAATAATCTTCAAACAAATACATATGATAAAGAATATAATGTATACGTTCATTTGAATACAAATATTGAATGGAATAATATTGCATTTAACCTAAAATATTCAAAAAAAATAAATAAATTTGAAATATGTATGTTCAGCGGTGTTTATTATTTACTTAAATCAAATTCTTCACAAATTACAACCAATAATTCAACTGATAGTATTACTTATTTAAATGTAAATAATAAATATATGATTTACGATTATCAGAAAGAAAGTTATTTTAATTATATTAATCCCATACTTGGATTTTCTTTTACATATAATCCACTTAAAACTATTGGCATTCGTTACGAAACATATGTTGATATAATTAAAAGCCCCACTTATAAATTTCATTATTTCAATAGTTTTAATTCTTTTATGAATAACATAGTATTAACAATTAAAATAAAGTAATCATGAAGAAAACAATTAAATTTTTATTTGCTTGTGCCGCAGTAGTAGCTATTGTTGCACTTATTGTAGTTAGTTGTAATAAAACACAAAAAGAATCAACTATCCAGAAACCAACAGTTACTAAATCGAGAAATGTTTGTTATTGCGACAAAAAACCAACTGCTTGTGGAAGCTTTGATAAGTGTTGGAGAAATGTAATGGATAAAAAGGATTCAAGAGAATTTATCATTTTTTGGAAAACTTTTAATGGTTGTACTTCGATGCCCGCAAATTCAACGGGACGTTTATGTTATACAGGAAATTGCGGAGAATTTTATCTGATAATTGACAATCCTCCTGTATGCTTATCTGATTGCTACGATACTCCTTCTTGTACAACATTGAATAATTGTACCTGCGAAAGTAAAACAAATTATTCCTTATATTACAATTCTTCTGAAATAAATGTGTCTGTAACCTTAGCGGGTGATCCAAAAATAAAATTAGAGTGTAGTCATGGGACATACAGAAATTGTGCTGGAGATTTAACATGGAAATAATTAATGTCTCATTATTAGGGAAAATCTCTCTTCTTTAAAGCGAATACTTTATTTTAATTTCTATTGAAAAATAAATAATAATGATAAAAAAGATAACGATATACTTAATTTTAATTTTTATTTTTATTTCTTCTCTTTGTTCCCAAAATAAAAATGAATTATATATTCATTTAGGCTATTCGCAAGCAAGCCAGTCACCTAAAATATATAGCTTTTATCAAACATCATACTGGCGACAAAATATACATAATGAATTTGTCGGAGCAGAATATTTTAGAAAAATTAAAAATAATTCTTATATAGGCATAGGTTTTCAAATTGTTGAAAAGGGTTTTAAAAATAAATTTAAAATAAACTTGTATAATAACTTAAATATTATTGTGGAAGAAATAAATTATTATAACAAATATGAATATTTGGAATTTCCTTTTTTATATAAATGCAATATTAAAAATTCTTTTTTATGTCTTGGAATATTAAATTCTATTCTATTAAATTGCATGGAAGGATTGGGATTTACGGATACGTATACAAATGGGTCAATTAAAGAAATAAAAGGAACTATTAGCAGACCTGAACTATATAGAAAATTTGATATTGGAATGTTAGCAAGAATTGGAACACAAATCAAAAAAGATTTATTTCTTGACATTTCATTTACTCGTGGATTTCGCAGAGTTTTTATTTACAATTCTGATGAGTTGAATTATAATGAAGTATTTATGGTAGGATTAAATTATAAATTTATGTAATACGGTTTTGATAATTTATAAATTTATTTTTTTTTCTTTTGAGACATTTTCGGAGATTAAAATAGAGATAAAGATTAAGAAAACTATGTAAATATAAAATAAATGGCTGTTGCCAACATGTTGCTTGTTCAATGCGGAGTTCGGTGGTTAGGAAAGTTCATTGCTATTTATTAATTTTGTTTTCGGTTGAAAAAGAAGTGCGTTTTATTTCCGCACTGAAACAAGCAACCGAACGTTGGCAACCATTATGCACATTAATAGTTAAAACAAATTATAAAAATTCAACACTATGAAAAAATCAATTATTGTTTTCTTGTTTAACTTGACAGTTATTCTGTCATCAAAAGGACAACTCAATCCAATACAAAATTTGTATTGGCATCACACATACGAGTATCCTAATAATTGTTATGTTCTTTCATGGGAAAAGCCTGACTCTTCATTAACTGACACATTAATCGGATACAATATTTATCGTGATGATAGTTTATATACTTTCACAACTGATTTAAATCATAGTTGTGACCCATGTGATGGTATTCCAGGTCAGCCCTTTTGTGATTTTATTAAGGTTGGTGGTTTTTATATGCATGTTACGGCTGTTTATAATAATGAATCTCATGACGAATCAATATATAATGATAGTGCTGAATGTTACGGGAAAGCAAATGGAATTAAAAATACATCGACAATAAATGCTTTGGCAATATTGAATATTATTCAAGATAATTCAGCAATTAGGATTGACTTAAACCAACCTATTGCAAAAGGAGCATTGATTATGACAAATGTAATTGGACAGACGATATTCATTATTTCAATAGACAATCAAAAGAGTATAGAAATAGATAAATCAAACTTTAATTCAGGACTCTATTTTCTGAATATTAAAACAAACAAAGTAAATTTAAATAGAAAGATATTGATTAAATAACGGTTGCCAACATGGTGTTGCTATCAGCGGGGGTTCGCAACAACTTGAAAGTGTGAAACAATAAATAAAATTAATCACGGGTGAAACTGACGCACATTTAAAACCCCCGCCGTTAGCAACACCCAATCGTTACCGCCAATTGCAGAAAAACAGACAGAATACCGTATGATGATAAAAATAAAAAATTATATGGATAAAAAAGTATCATGATTCAGACAGAAAAAATGTAAGACGAAAATAATTATTTTGACAAAATGTAGCAGACACTTGAAAAACAAAATGGAAATATACTGACAAAAAATAGACGGACATTTGCGGACAAAAAACAGGCGATTACGGACAACGACAGTAGTAAACTTGATACAGAAAAATATCACAGAAAGATATATTCATTGAGAAAAAATGCAGATACTTGAGAAAAATCAAAACGGACATTTACGGATAAAGATTGAAACACAAAAGCATTGAAGTTTGCGCCAAATAGATTGAAAATAAAAAAAAGATAATTCGACAAAGGAGAAATATTCTATCATTATTACAAAAAGACAAATTAGAATTTTAACGGACATTGACGGACATAAACGGAAACGCATTATCAATGTAGTTTGCACAGAATAATTTGAAAGTAAAAAATACAATTCAGTAGAAACAAATTATTTTCATTGATGATTGCAAAAATAAGAAACAAATATTTTAACGGACATAGACGGAAATCTATGGAAGTTCATAGACAGCGGAAGAAATAGGAAAAAGAAGAAAAGAAAAAAAAATGCAACATGGCGGTAACATGCGGTTGCTTCAACCGCCGATTCGTGCTGTTTGAAAATGAAGTAATTATTTTGTAGTTCATTTATATTTTGATACTTTTGTGCTTTTAATTTCGGCGGCTGAAAGCAACCGCAAGAACGTTACCGCCCACTTTTTCGGAAGAGATTAAAAGTACAAAATACATTATAAGTTTATCTCGGTAGAAACGAAAACACTTTGATACTTGAAAATTTTAATTGATAGAGACAATTAATCATAGAGACAATTTTTATGGAAAACATTTTACGAAACGTATTCTGACACCATTTAGAAATTCATTTCAGTTGATACTGATAATGAAAATAAAATTCAAATAAAAAAGTTGACAGATGATTAGCAAGTTGAAAAACAAAAGAAATATTATTGGAATACTTATTTGACAATGTTTATATGTGGACAGAAAAAAACCAACTTGATAAAAAAAGAAAAACAAAAACATAACACAACAAGACAAAAACAAAAAAAATAAATTGACAATGTTTTGTATTGACAGAGACGGTAGAATATTTGAAAGAAAAAGCATCGACAAAGACAAGCAAATAGAAAGACAATAAAAGTAAAAAGGGAAAAAAGCAGGCGGTAACATCGGGCTTTTGCCATCGGTGTTTTGGTGCATTTTGAAAATACGGAATAAGTAATTATCTTTGTCTCGGCTGAATCTGACGCAGGTTTTAATTCACCGCCAGCAAAAGCCCGTAACCGTTAGGCACAAGGAAAAACCTTTGTGGAAACCAAAACGGTAATTATGACAAGAAAAATAAAGATAGCCATCACTCATATAGCCCATTTGCAAGTCGCACCAACCGACCCACGACCAAAACTTGCAAAAGAGCTAAATGCCTGCCCGCCTGCTTCATTGATAGTTTTAATATTTGCTTTGACAACTTTATTATTTTTTGATACTTTGACAGCACAGATAAAAAATATAAATGAATTGAAGATTTTGAATTTTAATATGACAGAGAAATGTTTCATTGATAATTACGATATATGGAAAATGACAGTTTGTTTTTCTGTTTACTTATCACAAAATAAAGAAATAAATGTAGATAAACTTTTTAAACTTTTACCTGCTCCCTTCACATAGCTGAAAGATTAAAGCGTTTAAAAGAGCCAAATTTCTATCTTGAAATTATATTGCGTTCTTTTATTTTTAAATTATATTTACAAATTTTTAAATTAATTTTAATCACTAAATTTTTAAAATCATGAAAAAAATATTTTTAATTATAACAGCAGCAGGATTGATGTTTGCTTCTTGCAAGAAAGAAGGCAAGCAAGTTCAAACTGCTATTCCTGTTAATAATGCATCTTCTCGAAATTATGATGTAAATGCAGACAGCCAAGGTAAATTCAAAAAAGAAATAACTGTAACAGACGAAAGCGGTCAGAATACTGCTTTTTTTGCAGTTTATTCCGATGATGAAAAAATGCTTTCTGATTATTTAGAAAACAATGAGTTTTCTTTATTAACTAATAAAGTTGAAGTGGAAATGTTAAAATCAGCTAACTCATCCGAATCAACAAGAAATGCTAATGATGAAA from Bacteroidales bacterium includes:
- a CDS encoding T9SS type A sorting domain-containing protein, coding for MKKIIILLIIYLFIGQNINGQLLHLGVDTSITLLTDSHCGNYKPDSCYDYVLFISNNCIYATGMKLYIKIDSILGPLNSIRLWKYPGGSYINVNKNDTINLNPYIGYEMYFQFLNTATIYVSLLAIGTPQILGEKYYCNFTKLNNQVCDEPCVFGYTFVMGGFGDADTIKSCVVLDKAESILEYVSKSELNIFPNPVKDNLTIEILQTKKESILTICNVDGQELIRQQIKNSKTQIDISNLTNGIYFVKLITDKTVEIRKIIKE
- a CDS encoding T9SS type A sorting domain-containing protein, whose protein sequence is MKKSIIVFLFNLTVILSSKGQLNPIQNLYWHHTYEYPNNCYVLSWEKPDSSLTDTLIGYNIYRDDSLYTFTTDLNHSCDPCDGIPGQPFCDFIKVGGFYMHVTAVYNNESHDESIYNDSAECYGKANGIKNTSTINALAILNIIQDNSAIRIDLNQPIAKGALIMTNVIGQTIFIISIDNQKSIEIDKSNFNSGLYFLNIKTNKVNLNRKILIK
- a CDS encoding outer membrane beta-barrel protein — encoded protein: MIKKITIYLILIFIFISSLCSQNKNELYIHLGYSQASQSPKIYSFYQTSYWRQNIHNEFVGAEYFRKIKNNSYIGIGFQIVEKGFKNKFKINLYNNLNIIVEEINYYNKYEYLEFPFLYKCNIKNSFLCLGILNSILLNCMEGLGFTDTYTNGSIKEIKGTISRPELYRKFDIGMLARIGTQIKKDLFLDISFTRGFRRVFIYNSDELNYNEVFMVGLNYKFM